A genome region from Streptomyces sp. NBC_01296 includes the following:
- a CDS encoding roadblock/LC7 domain-containing protein encodes MDWMLKELASSVPYVRHVVALSSDGLCIGQANTETDTADAIAAACSGMQSLARAIAQKFPHGDGSTRMVGIEVDGGYFSLMAAGPGAYLAVLADEEVDAGLLGDRMRTLVFRIGQHMTSPPRDDVGQAM; translated from the coding sequence ATGGACTGGATGCTCAAGGAGCTCGCGTCCAGCGTCCCCTACGTGCGACACGTGGTCGCGCTCTCGTCGGACGGTCTGTGCATCGGTCAAGCGAACACGGAGACCGACACCGCTGACGCGATCGCCGCCGCCTGCTCGGGGATGCAGAGCCTGGCGAGGGCCATCGCGCAGAAGTTCCCCCACGGAGACGGCTCGACGCGCATGGTCGGGATCGAGGTCGACGGCGGGTACTTCTCCCTGATGGCGGCCGGACCCGGGGCCTACCTCGCGGTACTGGCCGATGAGGAGGTGGACGCGGGGCTCCTGGGCGACCGCATGCGTACGCTCGTGTTCAGGATCGGCCAGCACATGACAAGCCCCCCTCGTGATGACGTAGGGCAGGCGATGTGA
- a CDS encoding cytochrome P450: MTVPPADRATTEPGLVPPPGCPAHTATGAGGVTRLHGAAAETDPMGLYEKLRAEHGPVAPVLLEGDVRAWLVLGYLENRDVATRSTQFSRDPRTWHGWRSGEIDPETSPLVPMIGWRPDCVCADGEEHQRLRGAVTAGLNQFDQRGIRRHITRFAHQLIDRFSESGGTELVGEFAEPLPMLVLTHLLGMPDEDGPKLVHAARDLFKATETSLASNAYVLETLKELVAAKRLLPGQDIASVLMAHPAGLSDEEVQHHLRLILLAGYETTANLMANVLRMSVTDPRFRGSLAGGQMTLPEAVEQVLWDEPPLMVCPGRWATGDTTLGGQEIKAGDMLLLGLAAGNVDQAVRRDPSTRVHHNRAHLSFSAGAHECPGQDIGRVIADTGIDILLTRLPDISLAVHESELTWRSSTWARHLTALPVKFAARPREARELRATPLPAPPPPTTGMPMAPRMPDSVPRVSWRARLRRFLRMR, translated from the coding sequence ATGACCGTTCCGCCCGCCGACCGCGCCACGACCGAACCGGGGCTCGTCCCGCCCCCGGGTTGCCCGGCCCACACCGCCACGGGCGCCGGGGGAGTGACCCGGCTCCACGGCGCCGCTGCCGAGACCGATCCCATGGGGCTGTACGAGAAGCTGAGAGCCGAGCACGGTCCGGTGGCGCCCGTCCTGCTCGAAGGGGACGTACGAGCCTGGCTCGTCCTGGGGTACCTCGAGAACCGCGACGTGGCCACCCGCTCCACCCAGTTCTCCCGCGACCCCCGCACCTGGCACGGCTGGAGGAGCGGCGAGATCGACCCGGAGACCTCGCCGCTCGTGCCGATGATCGGCTGGCGTCCCGACTGCGTGTGCGCGGACGGCGAGGAGCACCAGCGCCTGCGCGGCGCCGTCACCGCCGGACTCAACCAGTTCGACCAGCGCGGGATCCGCCGTCACATCACCCGCTTCGCACACCAGTTGATCGACAGGTTCAGTGAGAGCGGCGGGACGGAGCTGGTCGGTGAGTTCGCCGAGCCCCTGCCGATGCTCGTCCTCACCCACCTGCTCGGCATGCCGGACGAGGACGGCCCCAAGCTCGTCCACGCCGCCCGGGACCTCTTCAAGGCCACCGAGACGTCGCTCGCCAGCAACGCCTATGTGCTGGAGACCCTCAAGGAGCTCGTCGCCGCCAAGCGTCTCCTGCCCGGGCAGGACATCGCATCCGTGCTGATGGCCCACCCGGCCGGTCTCAGCGACGAGGAGGTGCAGCACCACCTGCGCCTCATCCTGCTCGCGGGCTACGAGACCACCGCCAACCTCATGGCCAACGTGCTGCGGATGTCGGTCACCGACCCGCGGTTCCGCGGGTCGTTGGCCGGTGGCCAGATGACCCTGCCCGAAGCGGTGGAGCAGGTGCTGTGGGACGAGCCGCCGCTGATGGTGTGCCCGGGCCGATGGGCCACCGGTGACACCACGCTCGGAGGGCAGGAGATCAAGGCGGGGGACATGCTGCTGCTCGGCCTGGCCGCCGGCAATGTCGATCAGGCGGTCCGCCGGGACCCCTCGACCCGCGTGCACCACAACCGCGCGCACCTGTCCTTCAGCGCGGGCGCCCACGAGTGCCCCGGCCAGGACATCGGCCGTGTCATCGCCGATACCGGCATCGACATCCTGCTCACCCGGCTGCCCGACATCAGCCTGGCCGTCCACGAGTCCGAGCTCACCTGGCGTTCCTCGACCTGGGCCCGGCATCTGACGGCGCTGCCCGTGAAGTTCGCCGCCCGTCCTCGTGAAGCCCGTGAGCTGCGGGCGACTCCCTTGCCGGCGCCGCCCCCGCCGACCACCGGGATGCCCATGGCACCGCGCATGCCGGATTCCGTACCCCGCGTCTCGTGGCGGGCGCGGCTGAGGCGGTTCCTGCGGATGCGATAG
- a CDS encoding MAB_1171c family putative transporter: MINILFTGTAVVLLCFAAYWVRGRGGHRPTGTWAVAALLTSFALAFASYTPAVERAVESVVPHVAGLLSNTFTLTAATSVLAFLFQLNLDREGAHRQIRLRVIALALSVAGMTAFFVAEQLTGRNPVLYACYVLIYISYLGYTAKDFLLQTWAQSKRSTRRSQRWGLRTTSVGCGFALVYAAYKLFALVSIGLGLGLVPDHARCSSPLTPFRCTFSVTAPAVAVLLITVGLTLPALLWPLSQLRRRRWERNSFTALEPLWREVTSGVPEVVLDPGNTEADTHDLDFHLHRRVIEINDCVLALRRYRQASVRDAAAAEVARRGTADTPEGDAEVEAAVIAAAVAAKHAGLPLDGDEAPPAAGTRSRKGDLPAETAWLLLVAEAYARRPAPENAGAAS; this comes from the coding sequence ATGATCAACATCCTGTTCACGGGCACGGCCGTCGTGCTGTTGTGCTTCGCCGCCTACTGGGTGCGAGGACGCGGCGGACACCGTCCCACGGGCACCTGGGCGGTGGCGGCGCTGCTGACCTCGTTCGCCCTCGCCTTCGCCTCCTACACCCCCGCCGTGGAACGCGCGGTCGAATCGGTGGTCCCCCACGTCGCCGGACTCCTCAGCAATACCTTCACCCTGACGGCGGCCACCTCGGTCCTCGCCTTCCTCTTCCAGCTCAACCTGGACCGCGAAGGGGCCCACCGGCAGATCCGACTGCGCGTCATCGCCCTCGCGCTCTCCGTCGCCGGCATGACCGCCTTCTTCGTCGCCGAGCAGCTCACCGGACGAAACCCGGTGTTGTACGCGTGCTACGTGCTCATCTACATCTCCTACCTGGGGTACACGGCCAAGGACTTCCTGCTGCAGACCTGGGCCCAGTCCAAGCGCTCGACCCGCCGCAGTCAGCGCTGGGGCCTGCGCACGACCTCGGTCGGCTGTGGCTTCGCCCTCGTCTACGCCGCGTACAAGCTCTTCGCCCTGGTCTCCATCGGGCTCGGCCTGGGGCTCGTGCCCGACCACGCCCGGTGCTCGAGCCCGCTGACCCCCTTCCGCTGCACGTTCAGCGTGACCGCGCCCGCCGTCGCCGTCCTCCTCATCACCGTCGGACTCACCCTCCCCGCCCTGCTGTGGCCGCTCAGCCAACTGCGCCGCCGTCGCTGGGAACGGAACTCGTTCACCGCGCTGGAACCCCTGTGGCGGGAGGTCACCTCGGGGGTCCCCGAGGTCGTGCTCGACCCGGGCAACACCGAGGCCGACACCCACGACCTCGACTTCCACCTCCACCGCCGGGTCATCGAGATCAACGACTGCGTGCTGGCCCTGCGCCGGTACCGTCAGGCATCGGTACGGGACGCCGCCGCAGCCGAGGTCGCCCGCCGGGGCACGGCCGACACCCCCGAGGGCGACGCCGAGGTGGAGGCGGCGGTCATCGCCGCGGCCGTCGCCGCGAAACACGCCGGACTCCCCCTCGACGGCGACGAGGCCCCGCCCGCCGCCGGCACCCGCTCCCGCAAGGGCGACCTCCCGGCGGAAACCGCGTGGCTGCTGCTCGTGGCGGAGGCCTACGCGCGACGGCCCGCCCCCGAGAACGCGGGAGCGGCCTCGTGA
- a CDS encoding 3-hydroxybutyryl-CoA dehydrogenase yields MSTSIRRVGIVGGGQMGAGIAEVCARAGLDTLVAESDATAARAARERIAVSLERAVQRGKLDRISTEDAQARLAFTGDLDDLADRQLVIEAVTENAEVKTGIFTALDKIVEDPGAILASNTSAIPIMRLGMATGRADRVLGLHFFNPVPVLSLVEIVSSLHTTTDTVETVESFVRDVLGKTAIRSQDRSGFVVNALLVPYLLSAIRMAESGYASAADIDAGMVLGCAHPMGPLKLADLIGLDTVAAIAESLYAEFKEPLHAPPPLLRRMVQAGLLGRKSGRGFHTYDRG; encoded by the coding sequence ATGAGCACCTCGATCCGCCGCGTCGGCATCGTCGGCGGCGGCCAGATGGGCGCCGGCATCGCCGAAGTCTGCGCCCGGGCCGGACTCGACACCCTCGTCGCCGAGTCGGACGCCACTGCCGCCCGCGCCGCCCGGGAACGCATCGCCGTATCCCTGGAACGGGCCGTCCAGCGCGGGAAGCTGGACCGGATCTCCACCGAGGACGCACAGGCCCGGCTCGCCTTCACCGGCGACCTCGACGACCTCGCCGACCGGCAGCTGGTCATCGAGGCCGTCACCGAGAACGCCGAGGTGAAGACCGGGATCTTCACCGCCCTCGACAAGATCGTGGAAGACCCGGGGGCCATCCTCGCCTCCAACACCTCCGCCATCCCGATCATGCGCCTGGGCATGGCCACCGGCCGCGCCGACCGCGTCCTCGGCCTGCACTTCTTCAACCCCGTACCGGTCCTGTCCCTGGTCGAGATCGTCTCCTCGCTCCACACCACGACGGACACCGTCGAAACGGTGGAGTCCTTCGTCCGGGACGTGCTCGGCAAGACCGCGATCCGCTCCCAGGACCGCTCCGGGTTCGTGGTCAACGCCCTCCTCGTCCCGTACCTGCTGTCGGCGATCAGGATGGCCGAGTCCGGGTACGCGAGCGCGGCGGACATCGACGCCGGCATGGTGCTCGGCTGCGCCCACCCCATGGGCCCGCTCAAGCTCGCCGACCTCATCGGCCTGGACACCGTCGCCGCCATCGCCGAATCCCTCTACGCCGAGTTCAAGGAACCCCTCCACGCCCCGCCCCCGCTGCTCCGGCGGATGGTCCAGGCAGGGCTGCTCGGCCGCAAGAGCGGCCGCGGGTTCCACACGTACGACCGGGGCTGA
- a CDS encoding ATP-binding protein yields the protein MAPAWLIPPGLLAGACGIALVSVPAQIRTPVAWCGLVAVVLTAITSAETARRARAAEQTRYARVTAEVQQYYAQREAALFGRLSDQRATMVWLAEELLPAAVARMQKGDPAAEILQAVTFGEHLDSDFAEALRAALRTLLEAVEAEERTRDSSQRALVAIARRVQAIVHQLAKDLRDMQILHGTDLVVSHGLQAIDHRNALIGRLAASVAVLGDARPGRQWSKAIPLYDVVRGAMSRIVDYPRVKLQSVTEVAVVGPGAEPLIHLLAELLDNATTFSPPHTPVEVSASEVPSGIAIEIEDRGVGLTEEVRQRIDRVMAQASSSLDLADLGEATQLGLPVVSRLARENGLEVDLRPSAYGGVRAVVLVPRRLITTVEQQPQKVQPFAPKRMGAPVVPKPTMTREPVEVRQSANGLPQRRRESPVPTPVVRTSPPPPTAPTASPGSAGAARQPGLMWEAFNGEKRSGTGPSSQPRQPSEPSDEDE from the coding sequence ATGGCTCCGGCATGGCTCATCCCTCCCGGCCTTCTGGCCGGGGCCTGCGGCATAGCGCTGGTCTCCGTCCCCGCGCAGATACGTACGCCGGTTGCCTGGTGCGGTCTCGTCGCGGTCGTCCTGACGGCCATCACCTCGGCGGAGACGGCACGCCGGGCGCGCGCGGCGGAGCAGACCCGGTACGCGCGGGTGACTGCCGAGGTACAGCAGTACTACGCGCAACGCGAAGCAGCACTGTTCGGGCGCCTGTCCGATCAGCGGGCCACCATGGTGTGGCTCGCCGAAGAGCTGCTCCCCGCGGCCGTCGCCCGTATGCAGAAGGGCGACCCTGCTGCGGAGATCCTGCAGGCCGTCACGTTCGGGGAGCATCTCGACAGCGACTTCGCCGAAGCCCTCCGGGCGGCTCTGCGGACGCTCCTGGAAGCGGTGGAGGCCGAGGAGCGGACGCGGGACTCCTCGCAGCGGGCCCTGGTGGCGATCGCGCGCCGGGTCCAGGCGATCGTGCACCAGCTCGCCAAGGACCTCCGTGACATGCAGATCCTGCACGGTACGGATCTCGTCGTCTCCCACGGCCTGCAGGCCATCGACCATCGCAACGCCCTGATCGGGCGCCTTGCGGCCAGCGTCGCCGTCCTCGGCGACGCCCGGCCCGGCCGTCAGTGGTCGAAAGCGATCCCGCTCTATGACGTCGTACGGGGCGCCATGTCGCGCATCGTGGACTATCCCCGGGTGAAGCTGCAGTCGGTGACGGAGGTCGCCGTCGTCGGTCCGGGAGCCGAGCCCTTGATCCACCTGCTCGCCGAACTGCTCGACAACGCCACGACGTTCTCGCCGCCGCACACCCCGGTCGAGGTGAGCGCGAGCGAGGTGCCGTCCGGCATCGCCATCGAGATCGAGGACCGCGGGGTCGGGCTCACCGAGGAGGTCCGGCAGCGCATCGACCGCGTGATGGCACAGGCGTCCTCCAGCCTGGACCTGGCCGACCTGGGCGAGGCGACGCAGCTCGGCCTGCCCGTCGTCAGCAGGCTGGCCCGTGAGAACGGCCTCGAGGTCGATCTTCGCCCCTCCGCCTACGGAGGAGTACGGGCCGTGGTGCTCGTCCCGCGGCGCCTGATCACCACGGTCGAGCAACAGCCCCAGAAAGTCCAACCGTTCGCGCCGAAGCGCATGGGCGCTCCGGTCGTGCCGAAGCCGACGATGACGCGCGAGCCCGTCGAGGTCAGGCAGAGCGCGAACGGGCTGCCGCAGCGGCGACGGGAATCGCCCGTCCCGACACCGGTCGTCCGCACCAGCCCCCCTCCTCCCACTGCCCCGACCGCCTCCCCCGGATCGGCCGGCGCGGCCCGGCAGCCGGGCCTGATGTGGGAGGCGTTCAACGGCGAGAAGAGATCGGGCACCGGCCCTTCCAGCCAGCCCCGCCAGCCCAGCGAGCCATCAGATGAGGATGAATAA
- a CDS encoding DUF742 domain-containing protein → MTSEHYGAWDEGSPVPLYVISGGPGSSAKAFNLVTLITSRSVPEPAMQPEQAAILAMCQYPLSVAEISAYLSLPFSVLTALLSQLVEDERVEAIAPVPVAAVPELGLLEAVIHGLRNL, encoded by the coding sequence GTGACGTCAGAGCACTACGGCGCATGGGACGAAGGCAGTCCCGTACCGCTCTATGTCATCTCCGGTGGCCCCGGTTCGTCGGCCAAGGCCTTCAACCTGGTCACCCTCATCACATCGAGGTCCGTACCCGAACCCGCGATGCAGCCCGAGCAGGCGGCGATCCTCGCCATGTGCCAGTACCCGCTGTCGGTGGCCGAGATATCCGCGTATCTCAGTCTGCCGTTCAGCGTCCTCACGGCGCTGCTCTCCCAGCTCGTCGAGGACGAGCGGGTCGAGGCGATCGCCCCGGTTCCTGTCGCTGCGGTCCCCGAACTCGGCCTTCTGGAGGCGGTGATCCATGGACTACGCAATCTCTGA
- a CDS encoding cytochrome P450 family protein translates to MSAPRQDPLRDPRFFADPYPTYDRLREGCPVQRIPTGSGGHHAYLITGHPEAREAFTDPRLSKDTARFFADKPSNRDLHPAISRNMLASDPPEHTRQRRVATPLFTTGRVRELRPFITRVVDDLTAAWRPGAEVDLVAELAVPLPVTVVCELLGVPESDRATLAGWSHDLFDATDTDRVDAASHRIGDYLTHLVDTARATPGDGPLHSLLRDCDEGGLDRDETVSLAALLLVAGHETTTHFIGNAVLALLRHPEAFDRLRRDPDLIPGALDELLRFDSPVSVATFRHSTEDLRVGGVDIPAGFPVLIAPGAANRDPAAFPGPDRLDLDRDAGGHLSFGHGIHRCPGAPLARAEAEIALRTLVTRFPDTRLAVPAESLTWRRTRLTRGLSTLPLTL, encoded by the coding sequence GTGAGCGCCCCGCGGCAGGACCCGCTGCGCGACCCGCGCTTCTTCGCCGACCCGTACCCCACCTACGACCGGCTGCGCGAGGGCTGTCCCGTCCAACGGATCCCCACCGGGTCCGGCGGACACCACGCGTACCTGATCACCGGCCACCCCGAGGCCCGCGAGGCGTTCACCGACCCGCGCCTGTCCAAGGACACGGCCCGCTTCTTCGCCGACAAGCCCTCGAACCGCGACCTGCACCCGGCGATCTCCCGCAACATGCTCGCGAGCGATCCTCCCGAGCACACCCGCCAACGGCGGGTGGCGACGCCCCTGTTCACCACCGGACGCGTCCGGGAACTGCGGCCCTTCATCACCCGCGTCGTCGACGACCTCACGGCCGCGTGGCGACCGGGCGCGGAGGTCGACCTGGTGGCCGAACTGGCGGTGCCCCTGCCGGTCACCGTCGTCTGCGAGCTGCTGGGCGTGCCGGAATCCGACCGCGCCACGCTCGCGGGCTGGTCCCACGACCTCTTCGACGCGACCGACACCGACCGCGTCGACGCCGCGTCGCACCGGATCGGCGACTACCTGACCCACCTCGTCGACACGGCCCGCGCCACCCCCGGCGACGGCCCGCTCCACTCCCTCCTGCGCGACTGCGACGAGGGCGGCCTCGACCGGGACGAGACCGTCTCCCTCGCCGCCCTCCTCCTGGTCGCCGGGCACGAGACCACCACCCACTTCATCGGCAACGCCGTCCTGGCCCTGCTCCGGCACCCGGAGGCGTTCGACCGCCTGCGCCGGGACCCGGACCTGATCCCCGGTGCCCTGGACGAACTGCTCCGCTTCGACTCCCCGGTGAGCGTGGCCACCTTCCGTCACAGCACGGAGGACCTGCGCGTCGGCGGGGTTGACATCCCGGCGGGCTTCCCGGTGCTCATCGCCCCCGGGGCCGCGAACCGCGACCCGGCGGCGTTCCCGGGCCCGGACCGCCTCGACCTCGACCGCGACGCCGGCGGCCACCTCTCCTTCGGGCACGGCATCCACCGCTGCCCGGGCGCCCCCCTGGCCCGCGCCGAGGCGGAAATCGCGCTGCGCACCCTGGTGACCCGCTTCCCGGACACCCGCCTGGCCGTCCCCGCAGAATCCCTGACCTGGCGCCGAACCCGCCTCACCCGCGGCCTGTCCACCCTCCCTCTGACCCTCTGA
- a CDS encoding GTP-binding protein — protein sequence MDYAISDVPAAGPRGTDVLLPHGARGVKVVIVGGFGVGKTTMVGAVSEISPLTTEETMTQAGVGIDYNPGAEGKNTTTVAMDFGRISINEELILYLFGTPGQERFWFLWNGIFEGALGAVVLVDTRRIEVCFEIITRLEDRRVPFVVAVNSFPEAPQHPLTALRTALDLNESVPIVTCDARDRSSCRDALLSLMGYLCTLAAAQESA from the coding sequence ATGGACTACGCAATCTCTGACGTACCCGCCGCGGGCCCCCGCGGCACCGACGTGCTGCTGCCGCACGGCGCCAGGGGCGTCAAGGTGGTGATTGTCGGCGGCTTCGGGGTCGGCAAGACGACGATGGTCGGGGCGGTGAGCGAGATCTCGCCCCTGACGACCGAAGAGACCATGACGCAGGCCGGCGTCGGGATCGACTACAATCCCGGGGCCGAGGGCAAGAACACCACCACCGTTGCGATGGACTTCGGCCGCATCAGCATCAACGAGGAGCTGATCCTCTATCTCTTCGGGACACCGGGCCAGGAGCGCTTCTGGTTCCTTTGGAACGGCATCTTCGAAGGCGCGCTCGGCGCCGTGGTCCTCGTCGACACCCGCAGGATCGAAGTCTGCTTCGAGATCATCACCCGCCTGGAAGACCGCCGCGTCCCCTTCGTCGTGGCCGTCAACTCCTTCCCCGAGGCCCCGCAGCATCCGCTGACAGCTCTGCGGACCGCTCTGGACCTCAACGAATCCGTGCCCATCGTGACCTGTGACGCGCGCGACCGATCGTCCTGCCGCGACGCCCTGCTCTCGCTGATGGGCTACCTGTGCACCCTCGCCGCCGCCCAGGAGTCAGCATGA
- a CDS encoding regulator component — protein sequence MDLEQLRATCEARIEALRLPHRFSTRDLRDAVAEQRGRPIILRPLSTLGAMDAPCGIRLETPDADLLFYEEATSPLHQNHILAHEISHIICDHPGSLELDQDTLRAIGFNPTLVQRMSGRTSYTSEDEREAEVMASVIRQLMYRGRESPSSRPASGAESWDALFAEPHRKKRHRK from the coding sequence ATGGACCTTGAGCAGCTTCGCGCCACGTGTGAGGCGCGCATCGAGGCGCTTCGACTCCCGCACCGCTTCAGCACCCGCGACCTCCGCGACGCCGTGGCCGAACAACGCGGACGCCCCATCATCCTGCGCCCCCTGAGCACCCTGGGCGCCATGGACGCTCCGTGCGGCATCCGCCTGGAGACCCCGGACGCCGACCTGTTGTTCTACGAGGAGGCCACCTCCCCCCTCCACCAGAACCACATCCTCGCCCACGAGATCAGCCACATCATCTGCGACCACCCCGGCAGCCTGGAACTGGACCAGGACACCCTGCGCGCGATCGGGTTCAACCCCACCCTCGTGCAGCGCATGTCCGGCCGGACCAGCTATACCAGTGAGGACGAACGCGAGGCCGAGGTGATGGCCAGCGTGATCCGACAACTCATGTACCGGGGACGCGAAAGCCCGTCGAGCCGGCCCGCCAGCGGCGCCGAGAGCTGGGACGCACTGTTCGCCGAGCCACACAGGAAGAAACGCCACCGGAAATGA
- a CDS encoding terpene synthase family protein: protein MKVQDIELPIPRMPYPVRLNPYLPVLRQETETWAREMGMLAGDETPSDRPIWTRSQFHAMAVDQLTAWTLPDASLLGLRLNHRFNLWALAWDDYFASAFKQTGDLAGAQAFTARLHAFLPAEPGARLPESVNAVEKGLADLQQRLFPPRLAHWRQRLNRALARYIDAGVQELVNSRSGRVPDLIEYAQFRRESFAAYTAPYSVELATGARIPEQIRHTRPVCALLDAFMDYMGLANDIASYQREVHDEYDVNNLVVVLATSRGSTVQEAMHAAADLVTARLRHFEHLVQSELPPLVQRAGLDQGERIELEAWLRGARSFLSGLHAWYTGAPRYAPVSGSVPEQRKAGATVPARARHPSAS from the coding sequence ATGAAAGTGCAGGACATCGAACTTCCCATACCGCGGATGCCGTACCCGGTGCGGCTGAATCCGTACCTGCCGGTCCTGCGCCAGGAGACCGAGACGTGGGCGCGTGAGATGGGCATGCTGGCCGGCGACGAAACGCCGTCGGACCGGCCGATATGGACCCGGTCCCAGTTCCATGCCATGGCTGTCGACCAGCTGACCGCGTGGACCCTCCCTGACGCCTCGCTCCTCGGCCTCCGGCTCAATCACCGGTTCAACCTCTGGGCTCTGGCCTGGGACGACTACTTCGCCTCCGCCTTCAAGCAGACGGGCGACCTCGCGGGCGCGCAGGCCTTCACCGCCCGTCTCCATGCCTTCCTGCCTGCGGAACCGGGAGCCCGGTTGCCGGAGTCGGTCAATGCCGTCGAGAAGGGGTTGGCCGACCTCCAGCAACGCCTGTTCCCGCCGAGACTCGCGCACTGGAGACAGCGGCTCAACAGGGCGCTAGCACGTTACATCGACGCCGGAGTCCAGGAACTGGTCAACAGCCGCTCCGGCCGCGTCCCCGACCTCATCGAGTACGCGCAGTTCCGCCGTGAGAGCTTCGCCGCGTACACCGCCCCCTACTCCGTCGAGCTCGCCACCGGCGCCCGGATCCCCGAGCAGATCCGGCACACCCGGCCCGTCTGCGCTCTCCTCGACGCCTTCATGGACTACATGGGCCTGGCGAACGACATCGCCTCCTACCAGCGGGAAGTCCACGACGAGTACGACGTCAACAACCTCGTCGTCGTCCTCGCGACGTCTCGGGGCAGCACCGTCCAGGAGGCGATGCACGCCGCCGCGGATCTGGTGACCGCCCGGCTGCGCCACTTCGAGCACCTCGTGCAGAGCGAACTGCCCCCACTCGTCCAGCGAGCCGGACTGGACCAGGGCGAACGGATCGAGCTGGAGGCCTGGCTCCGCGGTGCGAGGAGTTTCCTGTCCGGGCTCCACGCCTGGTACACCGGGGCACCCCGCTACGCCCCCGTGAGCGGTTCCGTACCGGAGCAGCGGAAGGCCGGCGCCACGGTGCCCGCCCGCGCGCGGCATCCCTCGGCGTCGTAA
- a CDS encoding helix-turn-helix domain-containing protein yields the protein MEDDQSPTFAQLLDHLFREVHPPSRGPYTYAEVAEGIRKAATGEGRGVTASAIQQLRTGAKRNPTRHTIKALADFFGVPAGYFVDSAAAERTKAEIGLLAAMRDQDVRKVALRANGLSVDSLKMLSTVIEQARKLEGLTTDDPAQDLDLDD from the coding sequence GTGGAGGATGACCAGTCGCCCACCTTCGCCCAACTCCTGGACCACCTCTTCCGCGAGGTGCACCCGCCTTCCCGGGGGCCCTACACCTACGCGGAGGTCGCCGAGGGAATCCGCAAGGCCGCGACCGGAGAGGGGCGCGGGGTGACGGCGAGTGCCATCCAGCAACTGCGCACCGGCGCCAAGCGGAACCCGACGCGACACACCATCAAGGCCCTGGCCGACTTCTTCGGCGTACCGGCGGGCTACTTCGTCGACAGCGCGGCGGCCGAACGCACCAAGGCGGAGATCGGCCTCCTCGCCGCCATGCGCGACCAGGACGTCCGCAAGGTGGCCCTGCGCGCCAACGGCCTGAGCGTCGACAGCCTGAAGATGCTGTCCACCGTGATCGAACAGGCCCGGAAACTCGAAGGGCTCACCACCGACGACCCCGCGCAGGACCTCGACCTGGACGACTGA
- a CDS encoding MerR family transcriptional regulator gives MGRVAELAGVSVRTLHHYDEIGLVRPSARTAAGYRAYSAGDVERLREALAYRRLGFGLREIAELVGDSSTDAVAHLRRLRGLLLERRDRADAMVAAIDRELETRAKGLKVTPEEQLEMLGARLYDAIGGAYTTTRCTEPRFAAQILDALGDAQTVLNVGAGTGSYEPADRDVTAVEPSAVMRGQRPAGSAPCVAAAAESLPFEDQSFDVAMAVSTVHHWGDPMAGLREMRRVAHRVVVLTFDTDEPGWRDRFWLTRDYLPEFAAVLADFPSLAGMADAIGARAEPVPVPWDCADGLFEAYWRRPGAYLEEHVRRAMSVWTRVGPEAEQRAVRSLSDDLHSGRWAERNSDLADLDAEDLGLRLLIA, from the coding sequence GTGGGACGCGTGGCCGAACTGGCCGGGGTGAGCGTCCGCACGCTGCATCACTACGACGAGATCGGACTCGTGCGTCCGTCGGCGCGGACCGCGGCCGGGTACCGGGCCTACTCGGCGGGCGACGTGGAGCGGCTGAGGGAGGCGCTGGCCTACCGGCGGCTGGGCTTCGGGCTGCGGGAGATTGCGGAACTGGTTGGCGACTCGTCCACCGACGCGGTCGCGCACCTGCGCCGACTGCGCGGCCTGCTGCTGGAGCGGCGTGATCGCGCTGACGCCATGGTGGCGGCCATCGACAGGGAACTTGAGACACGGGCGAAGGGACTGAAGGTGACACCGGAGGAGCAACTGGAGATGCTCGGTGCACGGCTGTACGACGCGATCGGCGGCGCCTACACCACGACACGGTGTACCGAGCCGCGGTTCGCCGCGCAGATCTTGGACGCGCTCGGGGACGCGCAGACGGTACTGAACGTCGGGGCCGGCACCGGCTCCTACGAGCCTGCTGATCGTGACGTGACTGCCGTGGAGCCGTCGGCGGTCATGCGGGGGCAGCGGCCCGCCGGCTCGGCGCCGTGCGTGGCCGCCGCCGCGGAGAGCCTGCCCTTCGAGGACCAGTCCTTCGACGTCGCGATGGCCGTCTCCACCGTTCACCACTGGGGGGACCCGATGGCGGGGCTGCGCGAGATGCGCCGCGTGGCCCACCGCGTGGTGGTGCTCACGTTCGACACCGACGAGCCCGGATGGCGGGACCGGTTCTGGCTTACCCGCGACTACCTGCCCGAGTTCGCCGCAGTCCTCGCAGATTTTCCCTCGCTTGCCGGGATGGCCGACGCGATCGGCGCCCGTGCTGAGCCGGTGCCCGTCCCGTGGGACTGCGCTGACGGTCTGTTCGAAGCGTACTGGCGCCGACCGGGGGCGTATCTGGAGGAGCACGTGCGCCGTGCGATGTCGGTGTGGACGCGGGTCGGGCCGGAGGCCGAGCAGCGGGCAGTGCGAAGCCTCAGCGACGACCTCCACTCCGGCCGGTGGGCCGAGCGCAACAGCGACCTCGCCGACCTCGACGCGGAAGATCTCGGCCTCCGCCTGCTCATAGCGTGA